GTTTACACAAACACCCCACGAAGCTCCCTCTGAGGGCCCTGGCCCTGGCGTTTGCTTGGCGGTTACCGGGAATGCTTCAGAGAGAAGAGAATATCAATAGAATATCACCAAAGAGCAGTTGGTTGCACAGTGCGGGAAACGAGGAGAAAGACGAACGTACCACGGGTCAAACGTTTATCATCGAGATTAAATCTGCCACAATGTGCATTGGTTTGCCTGTGTGCGGGTGCGTGTGCTGTAGTGCGCATTCGGGCTGGATAAAATCGCATCTTATCCGGCCGTTGGAGTATTTGCCGCTGCGAGCAAAGGCAAACGCCGTTGTTGCGCTGGTATTTCTAGATGGACAACAAATAGTTTGTACGGTACACGGTTCGGTACAAGTACACATACAATGCAAAGATCCCGTGGCCGGAGGTTTGGTATGGATTATGAATTCCGATGCGACTGGTGCTTTGATCCTTGGTGTCGTTTATCACAATGACAGGTGGTGATAGGGATAGGGAGGTGCTGTTTGGGGAGCTTCGTAACATCTCCAATGTTCGGATTGCTCCGAAACAATGACGAGGGGTGGCCGTTTTCAGACCAGTGGAGCCATTCCCCTGGTGGGCAGTTCCGTCTTCCATTTGGCGCCGTTTTGTGCGATATCGAATTGTATCAATATCAGAAGGTACGTTGCAAGCGACCCGACGATCTGGCGCAACGGCGTGTAGCAAATAGAAACAATTACCGATGGTAAATATTTTACCCCACACACCCGGTGGTTGTGGCAAGGACTGGGCAAGCCTGGAGGATAGCATCTAATACTCACATTAAACATTAGCCCATGATCGATGGTGAACAGACCACTGGCGGTGAATTCGATCCGCTGCTGATGTAGCTGCAGCGAAAGCAGACGCACCTGTTGTATACACATCCACGGCCACGGCAGCACGTGTATCGTGAAGGAGGATAGGAGATGCATtagttgtgtacgtgtgtttgtAGTTTGTAATTAGTTTTAGTGTGAGCGTTTATAAATTATGATGTTTTGCTAGCGCGCCCCATTTAGTCGATTCCGATCCGATTATGGTGTGAAGGAAGGCTATGGGGAAAACATGCGGCAGGTAATACGACGATacgtgtttaaaaaaaaacctacgcCAGCGATGTTTTGGGAAGGTAGACAAGTTGGTTTGTGAGAACAGTGAGTGGTTCATGATAATTTGCATTACATGAGGATTAAATCAATTGTTTCCATGAATCACACAGTATGGATAATTAATACTATTTCCTCCTCATAATACGGCATTTTCAATCCTTTCAAAGTCTTTTCAGTTCTTTATTCAGGAAATAGATACAGTCTGTTATTTGATAATTAATTCAATTCGATTCGaatgttattttaattaataaccACTTTACAGTGGTTATCAGTTTCAAATAGTTGGTCCTGCTCATAAATAGTTTCTCTGACATGGTGCTATATGGTCGTCGATAAGACAAGAAGCTTCATGTACAGGAATTTAACCTCAAAAGGATTGGACTATTCTCCAAACGATTGTTATAAACTAAAACTGGACGATTTAGACTTCGAACTTCATGTAGTTCTAATTTTGATAATATtcttccaacacacacatatacacacatccATACACTCCAAAAGTTTGAAACATAATTGAAGCCTCATTCGGTATCACAATTATGCAAATtttgaaacacaaacaaaatggtCGGTTGGATGCTCGCCCTATACGGGTGTACCTCAAAAACATGCTCCAAAATAAGCCATTAACAAAACTGCTGCATATAATTGACCAACAGTTCGGTAAGTGCCTACATTCATTGTGCCCGAAGGACCTGAAAGCAAGTacgaaaaaataacacataaaCGATGTCCGAATGGTAGAACACCCATCGTGCTAAGAAATAAGCGATTGCGTTCAAATAGAAATATCCGGAGGAGGGTGGAAATTATGACCATTCATTAGCAAGCGAGGCGGACAGCGTAAacgtagctgctgctgctgccaatgGTTCTGCTTCACATCCGGTGTGTTGCGTCGAGCGGGTCTACTAAAACCGGACCTAGCAGGCAGTCCCAATATTGACCACAAATCATCGCCATCTCGTGTGAAACAATTCGGCTATTCGGGTGGTCCAGAGCGGTTATGTTATGTGAGAAGAGTTTCGGcctaaaaacacacatacacacccacacacacatacctgcTTGTACACAAAAAGACGGATATCGAATCAATTTACCGGAAAGTTGCAACAATGGGGCGTTACATAATTCATAACACATTCGGGGTGGTTGAACATTCTAATGCAAATTGCTGGTGATGCTGCcggtgcttctgctgctgctgctgctgctgctggagtgTTATAGTTTTGCGTTCAACCACCAGCACGCGATCACGCGGTGCGGTTGTGCGTTCCGGACAACCAGAACCACGCACACCAGAGATTCTATAGAGCAGTTGAATCgaatgtgtgtacgtgtgtgttaTGGGTGGGAAAACCACAAAATATGCAAACGCGCACTGCACACGAGGGAAAGGGAGCAGAGGGTCTGTCAGATCCGGGTCAGTATGGTATGGCATATTAAAAACATAACTTTTCCTCCTGAGTGACAATTGCATCCTGCAGTGGGTGAACGGGAAATGGGAGAAAGAGGAAGGGTGAAGGGCAAAACTCACAAAAAATCCATCGCTTGAAGGGGAGTGCAATGCGCCATTAACAAAACGGAATAACGCTCAAATAAAAACAGGGGCCTTACCTCCCAACCCAAAACGCACATTTGAACTCACGCATTCTCTACtctactcccccccccccctcttcaaTTCTCGTTCCACTGAACAAAGCTTACCATCGATTTCGTGTCGGGGCAATTTGTTTTCCAGCCCAGTCCATGTATGAGGCTGCCTATTTTTTGGGCCTGCCATGTGCCGTTGGAGCATTgtagagagaaatagagagagagagagaccgtTGGTGAACGATAATGAAACGTACGACAATAAAACAAGAACCCTGGGCGCGCACCCCAGTGATCAAACGGATTGAATAGGgtggaaaaatgaaaagcaGGATTTTATGTGCCGCAATTTCATTGCCGTACCGAAAGTGCAATCATTTAACGGCATCGGTAGGTGTATGGGCACAAGCAAGCAACAAAGGCAAGAGAGGAAAACGCCAGAAACAATATTTTTGGGAGTCTCTGTGTGTCTGAtctataatgaaaaaaaaaaaaacgttaaacGTACAccagaaacaaagcaaaacttaAAGCGTTTATTAAGGAGACAGTGTTGTAGTGCTTTTTTTGGGCTtaaaaagagatagaaacagagagagagagagagaaagagaatgtGTGCATCAAACAGAGTGATAAGAACAGgcgaaagggaaggaaagcGCTACTTAATTTGTcattgaaatgcaaacgaaaTTGCAATCACTTTTGGGTGGTGCAATGGGCAAACAATCTGCACGCTGATTTATTATACACATACAATtattcataataataataatcatcatcgttgtcgGCGTCGccatttttattactatttttgGGAGAGCGGACTGGTACGAATAAATCGTAACGATCATTATCTGCCACGCGCGCGCCATGTTTTTGCAGGCGCGCATAATGCATTTCGTGTCAATTTTTGCATCAAGATCGCGAGGGAAACAAAAGGGGAAATGCTGTTTACCCTATAATGGGCATGTTGTATGTTTGCGCTGTAGAATTTATGGTATggaataataattattaagttTGATGAATTTTCCGTAAGGATTACTCGTGTAGAGATACCGAAATTCGTGGACAATGTGTATACCAACTTGATTGAAATTCAATGTCACTAGCAAGCTTTTGCTACATTTCTGCAGGACAGCGAATGTGCAGAATGCTTTCACCtccttgttttttcttcttctaagtTTGGTGTGACCATTTGTACCGATATGCTAAGCCACCTGCTTTGTTGCTACTGGTCCACAGAATATGTAGAGTGAAACTGTGCTCTgggcattctgttttacaaaTCAAATAGACTTCCAGTGTGGCAAGGGATTTGTTGTTAGGGCGATGAAGCAACCGGAAGCAGGAGAAATGGCTTGCAATTGTGCATCCGTAACCGAGTGTGCAACTATTTTCCAAAACCGGGGTGTCACTTAATTAGCATATCTTTGCATAGATCGAAACAACGTTTGTCTGTGCTGTGTCGAACACTGTGGCGTGGTTGTTGTGACTGCGAGATGAGTGCTTCTGCTGTGAACCAAGTGCTGTGATTGCTGTGCATTCgatggaagagaaaaaaataccgTAGCTGCAGCTGAGTGCATCCTCTTCATAGGATGTGCATAAAGCCcagcatatgtgtgtgtgtccattgaagggtggatggaaaatgcATCATGCCGTTTGCCGTGCTCTACCATATCCATCCATCTCAACATGGTCTGATAGGTGAGTAGGGGTatcgcaaaaaagggaaaggattaggcagacacacatacacgtatgCAGAAACTGGAAAAAATACGACACAAAATCATACCAGCAACGGACCAGGGATCCCTTCTGCGTGGAATGTTTTTCCTCAATTACCTCGTTTTTTGCCGAATTACACACGTTGCAGATGCGCAGAATGCGAAACGTCGATATGAATGCCCACGAGAGCGTACTCAAGACCTCCCAGAAGGTTGGCAGCAGCTCGGCCGATGTTGCCCACTGACCCAACCACAGCATACTGGTGGGATGGAAtgcgaaaaaagggaaacaaatgGACAGCGTTAGAGAGTAGGTGTGCCATGGTCAGATGGTTGGGAATTGCAACGCCATCGAGCCTTTCGCAGTAACGGGtaatcacacatacacacgtttggaaatgtaaataaagcataaaataAATCGCTTGGTATGAACGCGGGTGATTTGAGAGTATGTGCGAATAAGTTATGTATTTTTGGAAAGATTCCACGTCGACGCACGGACGTTGATTCGGAGATAGGCAGTTATGAAATTCAGTAGCTATTTCATGAGTTCGAGAGTGAGAAACATGTCAAGAGTAGTTAATACCCTATTCACTGTTGCACTTAATATTATATAATTGTTACAATCAAGGAGAATAAAACTACCAaagtttcatattttttccttTATCTCTAATGTGGCAACTCTTCATTTATTTCACTCACTACATCCCCCCCACCTccataaaaaatatgtaattAATAAAGCAATAGCAAAagtacaaaaataaattgtaccGCTTTCATCTCTTGAAGTGTGAGTGGGCATTAAACATCACATAAACCTATCCTGCCTCCACACCACAGTAAAAGAAATGGACTGTAAAGGGTTCCCATtcccattctctctctctcaccaaGCGCGTTGGCTAAAGTTGAAGTTTTAATCGTCGAACCATTATGCACGGTTTAATGAGCAACAGTGCAGTGTGAATGCAACTGCAGCAGAAAGTGCGAATGCAAACGAAACGGCTGAAGAGAAAAGAAGggcaaaagaaaataaaagaaacacactACAATACTTGCCGAAAAAGTTTCATCGTGCAGTAGTAGAGCAGCGTCGTGAGCGTTACGAACAGCGTCATCAGGATGAAAATCAACTGCGCCCCGTACGCTTTATTAATATTCAGCGATAATAAAtgcaaatgtgtgtataaattTTTTATGTCATTAATTATTTTCGCTCTGATGTGGCGCTCGCACGCTGTTGGCTGCAAGTGGTCCGCCGCTCGGAGCAGGTTGGCAACGAGCAGCGGAAATTGGTCCGGTAGTGGTGTTTTTTGCGTTCGGGACGGCATCACCACCGATGGAGCAGCCTGGTTGACCGTAATTATTTTATGCTGCTGCCGCTTGATTTTATGCCATCGCCCACCACCCCGAGGGATGGATGGTTCAGGCGGCGCGGTCGAGTTTGCATTGGCCGCGCGTTCGATTGGGCCGGTTCGCGATTGATGATGCGGCTTGTCGGTGGCTGAACTGATTTCACTCAACAGCTCCAGCGTGGTGGAGATGGGTTCGCTCCTATCCGGAGGCTTCGCGTCACGTCGAAAGCGCTCGTAATGGGCCTGCTCTTCGTTGGTGCCGTAAGCGGTCAGCTCGACGAGCAGATCGTTGATCAGCTGGAGACGGTTTTTAATCAACTGCACAAAAGCCACGTACTGCAGCTCCACCGTCGAGCTGGTGAGCATCGTGATGAAGCACTCGAAGATGCAGTACTCGGACGCAGGGATGAAGTCGCTCATGTACATGATGCAGTTGTACCATTCGGCAAACCCGATGCAGAGAAATACGAATGTCATGTGCAGGCAGATAAATCTGGCGAATTTTCGGGGAAGCGTGATTGAATTCACACACACGGACGCAACACGAATGTTGATTGATTGTAAAATTGGAACAACACCACTCACCTGCACCACTGGCCGTGGTTCGGTACCACCGACAGTCGGTCGGCAATTTGTTCGtcaagcagcagcacgccCAACACAATGGCCGTCAGCGAACGGTGGTTGGCGAGGGCGACCGCATGCAGTAACCAAAACAGTATCAAGCCCGAGTACCGGTTGTAGACATCGATGACTATCGATACAAAGTTCGCCTCGACCTGTTGCTGCCTGTCGACCGTTGGCGTTGAATCGGGCCCGGGTTTGCCACCATCCTCGCCCGTTCCAACGCTGTATGCGTCCGTGTAGTTAATGTAAAGATGAAACGCACTGTACGCTGTCACGACTGCCAGCACGTACAGTATGCTGCAACGGTTAAAACGGGAGGACCAGCCACCGAACGGCCACAAAGCGAACGTGCTTGATAGGATGTGAAGTGGTCGGAAGCATCGCTGGAACTGCTGTCGTGAGTAGTCCGGAGGAGAGGCGGCACTTGGCGGCTTTCCGGTGTTTATTCCATTCATCGGATAAGCAGCTTCTTCAGTGCAGTCGTAGCCGTGGGATCGAAGTGGGAGTGGAACTGCGAAAAGATTTTATTTCCTCAAGTACAAACAAGAAAGTGCACCCTTGCAACACATCACTCCACTGGAAATGGTTCAACACTTCGAAGCGGGAGGAGAATTCTTTTCATCGAGCACGGCACACTGTGTTACTGGACTGGGTGGGTAAGCTCGGTTTTAGCGATTGGTACGACGTACAAGCCATTCCAACGCGAACCAAACATGATTAATGTTCTTGCTTGATGGCTTGCAATTAACCTCAAAGTAAAGTGTGTCATAATTGAGCGTGTGTTAGAACGCAGTTCACGCTTCGGGTGGGATGTTTTATTAATACATGCGAAAGTGTTAATTTGATTGGTTCTGGCACCGTTGAGCCGTGATTGTAGAGATGTAGTGGGAAGGTAAAGTTTAGCTCTTTTACTTTTACTGAAACGGTGGTTTTCTCCCGGTGATTGTACACCGTTGCATGCCTCTGAAGTTATGCAATTTGACATTACAAAAGGTGCTTAAGCGCTTGTTGTACGACAATTCAGAGCCATTTGCTCTAACCATGCTAGCAATGACACTCATCGTGATACGATTCGGTCACATAATGATGCTTTCCCGGAGCGTTTATTGATCATTCACATTCATGAACGCCCCGCTGCGCCCGCAATGGTACCATAACCGACGGTCAGAGAAGGTCCGGGTAGGGGCGCTGAGTTGGCATCGAGCGTGATGATTATAATCATGATTGCATAAATTTCCCGTTCACTGATCACCACGTTCGGTCCTCCACATGGGCAATTCCGTAGCATATGCATTTAAATCGGGTAATTAAAGGGCAATGCCGAAACGCGTCGAATGCGAAACAACGttgtttgtatgatttttCCTGGCAAACTTATGTGTGGCAGACGTTTGGCTATGGCCGAGTGTACAACAATCGAACGGCTTAATCACCGTTAAACGATTGATCGAATTGAATCAAAATGATTAGGTACGTTGTTGTAGCACCAATAATCTGAAAGATAGAGCAACACATAATTAGACCTGGCAGCTGTTTGGCGCGGAAATGGAACCAGTACCGCATGGAATAATGTCAGATCGATGGTGAGGAGTCCACAACAGGAGATGCTCGTCTTGACATTCCGAAACACTAGTTGTTCTTGAGAAATCTATAAAAAAGTGTATTGGAATGCGAATAGAAAAGAAATGTGGAAAACACGAGAGCTAATGTTACCGTGCGAAAGTTGATTCGTTGGCATGGTCCGTAAACGTTTGGCATCCTTAGAAGATGAACTGTCCGACGTGCCTCCTCCACTGTATCGTGACTAAAGTAGCACAGTACAAAAATCTCtaccaaaaaccaaaccaccCAGTACACGGTTTCAAGAAAGTCTTCCGTACTGTCGCCCTGCTGAACCTCGGCCTCCGCATACCGGACGGACATCATGCATGTGTTATACCCCAGCTCCACCAGTGTCACGAACTGGTAAAGCAGCAGGATCGTGTTTTGCACTCCGAAACAGCAGTTAAGCAGCCCGATTGCCTTGAGGAGCTGGCCATGGATGCGGACAAGATGACGCACCGACTCGTATGCCGCCTCACTGCCACGTACCAGATGGGGCAGCAGTTGGAGCAGCCAGCGGTTAAGCAGCTTCAACCGCTCGCTGATTAGCAGCGCAAATGCCACAAACTGTAGCTCGCTGATAACGCAAAGCGTTTGAGGTATGATGCAAAGCAGCAGGCAGTTGGATGAGAATGGGGAACCACTGTCACGGATGTACATGAGGCAGTTGGATACCTCCAGCACGGCCTTCACACCGACACCCAGGATTAGCATTAGCAGTACGTTCCTGTTAGTAGGAGAGGTAATGTAACACTGATTGATGTTGGAAAAAGTTGTTGAATAACTTACCGTAACCAGACAATATTGTTGACTTTAACCTTCGTGATGGCCAATAGTCCTGCAGTTCGAACCATCTCAGGTATTGCCCGATCGACATTCAGCAACACCTGAATAAGGCGGCTAAATGCTGGCTGACGAACGAGAGATACCGTCACTATACCCAACACCAGTATGCAACCGATGTACTGATTCTTAAGATCGATCGCCACACGCACCAAGTTGGAATCGGTCAGCTTACCCGACTGGCTCAGCGAGGACAGGATGTGATACGAAGCATAAGCTAAGCTGCATCCCAAAGCATGCAGCACaccaataaaagaaaatgccAACGGTTTGCCGTCCGTCCCTTTGAGGCGCTTAACTGGAATATCTGCTGTTCCTATTTTAACATCTTTGTCACTTTTACATCCAGCATACGTATCGAGAAAATGACAAAGTGGTAAATAAGTGAAAGCATTTAAGCAGCACACTTTGGAGATGATATAGAGTGGTATAATGGCGTTTTGTAGACTGATGCTCCAGGCGAATACCTTTCGACGAGGCATTGCAACCAAGAGTTACAACCAATGTACGAAATCATGTGTTAAATATGTTAAAATGCGACTTCGGATTGGATTGGTGGCTATTTAATAATTGATGCACTCCTTTCGCCATTGTCAGATTGTGACAAGATATGTCATTTCATATGAAGAAGATTAATTGATTATATTATAATCACATACTACTGCAGCAAGTAGGCCCACTTTATTCAGGGTTGTATGAAAAAGGCAATAACAAATTATCAAACTTCATACTAAGCTAAGCAGCTGAAAGAATCATTATATCTGCTTGGACTTCATACGATAGTGATGTGATCTCTTTATAATTTCTTCATAAATAGATGCCAAAAAAATAAGAATCGTAGGATAAATCTTAAGCCAAGGGTgcatttgctttgttttcataCGCTATCAAACATTGAAGCTTAGATAAACTAGTTCCAAGTCGTACATAAGCCATCGTTAGAGAGTTTCAGAGACATTATACATGCATCTCTGCAAAAAAccagaaagaaaggaaagaaaacggaaattatttatCAAACATGCTTATCTTACAACCACAAGCAGCTCTAAGGGAGCTATGGTTTATACTCAGTTTTGTTTCAGCAGTGTTCGAGTGTGGTCCTGTAAAATAGTTCTTCAATATGAAAGTgaaatgtgtgttttatttgacTCTGTTGTAAGTATAATGCTCCAAAAAGGTGTAGTTTTGTATGTAAAAGCtctttaatttccattacaaaCAGATACTGTGTGTATTGCACTACAGCTGCAACGACAACACCCTCACCGAGTGCCAATAAAATACAATATCGATGTACCACACAAGGCTATTATTATTCTGAAGCAAAATTTTCCAATGTAATCATCGACGAATCAACAATACCACTATTCACATGTGATTCTACATCACAGAAACAGATAGTGAAGTTTGAGATGTCATCAATTGAAGAAGTACCCAAAAAGCTGTTCGACACATTTTCTAATTTATTGGTGGCCAACTTTACCCGTAGTGGAATCAAATTCATCAATCGATACAGTCTGGACAGGGCAGTGAATCTTCAAAAGCTGGATTTGTCTAGTAATGCAATCGAACAGCTCAATGCAAATTGTTTTTCGGGAGCGACTGCCCTTCTTGAGCTTAATCTTACGTTCAACAATATCAGCTCAATTGATAAATTGGCATTCAACACACTATTCAATCTGATATTGCTTCGGTTGACTGGAAACAAGCTTCGATCGTTAGATAACAACGTATTTGAACCACTTAAATCATTGCGTACGATTTATCTCAATTCCAACGAGCTGCAGGTGATTGAGTCGGGCATAATTGCTAAAAATACTAAACTGCAATTTCTTCTGCTGCAAAACAACCACATCAGTATGGTCGAAGAAGGAGCATTTTTAATTGACAATTTAGAAGCATCTTCAAATTTGACCGTTGTCTCTTTAAGCAATAATAAGCTAACGAAATTGAATGTGgaaaaagttaaaataatCCAGCTATATCTTACGAACAATACGCTAGAGTCGCTTCATCTATCGCCGTGGATTGGAACGGTTTACGCGGAAAACAATATAATATCGAATGTTACAGTGAGTGATGTGACAAACATGCAACTAAAAACGTTAAGGTTGGCAAATAACTCGATCACATCTCTAGAATCGATACAGCAATTCCATTCACTCGTCGACCTGGATCTGTCCAATAATCACATCGGACCGTTGAACATCACTAGCCTTGCAAAACTAGCCAACCTTCAGCAATTGGGACTAGAACGGACGTTCATTTCCAACCTCCAGCACGGAACCTTTGCACAGCAACAATCTCTCAAATGGTTGGATATATCCTACAACAACCTCGATCGGTTTGACTTTGACATTCTTACGTCATCTGCAGCGCTTCAGCAGATCTTTCTGGAAGGTAATCGGCTAAAGTCGCTGAACTATGAGCATCTAAAGAAAACGTTCCCGGCGCTGGTAAAGATCGGCTTGTCGGAAAACAACTGGAACTGCACATATCTGATCCAGCTTGTGCGCTATTGTAACGAACATTCAATCGAACTGTTCAAGTCCCAAGCGGTACAGAATCAGACCAACGTCAAGGGTATCTATTGTTTCGACGACAAGAATCCGCTGGCCAACTGGAACAACACACTGCAACATGTGCAGGCGCTGCATCCTCATCTGAACAGCACCACCGAGGATAGTGCCCTGCAAACGTTGCTGCAAAGTGTGCTGGATGATGTGAAACGGTTCAGTGAGAACCATGCGGACGTAGCgaaccaaaccaacaagctGGATGGTGCTGTGTACGATCTGACGAAGAATCAGTTCACCATCCAGAAGGATGTGAACAGCTTGAGACAGTCACTGTTCGAGATACGGCTTGCATTGATGGCTAACCGTACGAACGGAAGCGTTGGGGCGGATAACGACGAGCTACGACGTATGATCGAGACGGCAAACAATCTGACGCTGGACAAGCAGGAGCTGCGTGCCAAAACACTCGAGTTTAAGATATACGAGCAGACGTTTAAGGTGGATAAGGCGTTGGAGTTGGCGCAGGAAAGTATAGATAAGAACACAGTCCTAGCGAAACGAGTCGAGCAGTGGATCAGCAGCATTGTGAGCACGAGTGGTATGTTGGGGCAGGATCGGTTACTAGTCCATCAGAGTGCAGCACAAGTTGAAGGTAGCGGTGGAAATGGCAATGGAGTGAATATTGCAGTGCTGGTTATGCTTTGTGTCCTAATAGGGCTGATCATGATTggaatttttaaattcaacCGGCGATCGTACGGTGTTGAACGAAGGCGCTATGCTAACAGAGATAGCAGCATGGCAACGATAATCAGTAATGATATCTAATTACAATATAGAAGCCTATTTTCAGATACCTTAAATAGATTTTACCTTAAATAGATGGTATTTTCAGATACCATGTCgcgttaataaataaaaaacacacacacacatttattaGAATGGTTATAGGTCATTTCATCATGCGTTCCGCTATTTTAATTTgtatattgatttatttttatttgtttttacaaCTGCTTTCGGTTGATAAGCCTTGATCGACAGCAATCATAGATAGATACAAAAATCCAGCAACCTTTTACCCTATTACAGGGGAAttcgagcagcaaaaaacccTCCAATGACAGTTGCACAATACAAATCTTTGTGTTTTCTTGAAAGTAGCGGCACAACA
This sequence is a window from Anopheles merus strain MAF chromosome 3R, AmerM5.1, whole genome shotgun sequence. Protein-coding genes within it:
- the LOC121595374 gene encoding uncharacterized protein LOC121595374: MNCPTCLLHCIVTKVAQYKNLYQKPNHPVHGFKKVFRTVALLNLGLRIPDGHHACVIPQLHQCHELVKQQDRVLHSETAVKQPDCLEELAMDADKMTHRLVCRLTATYQMGQQLEQPAVKQLQPLAD
- the LOC121595366 gene encoding uncharacterized protein LOC121595366 — protein: MNGINTGKPPSAASPPDYSRQQFQRCFRPLHILSSTFALWPFGGWSSRFNRCSILYVLAVVTAYSAFHLYINYTDAYSVGTGEDGGKPGPDSTPTVDRQQQVEANFVSIVIDVYNRYSGLILFWLLHAVALANHRSLTAIVLGVLLLDEQIADRLSVVPNHGQWCRFICLHMTFVFLCIGFAEWYNCIMYMSDFIPASEYCIFECFITMLTSSTVELQYVAFVQLIKNRLQLINDLLVELTAYGTNEEQAHYERFRRDAKPPDRSEPISTTLELLSEISSATDKPHHQSRTGPIERAANANSTAPPEPSIPRGGGRWHKIKRQQHKIITVNQAAPSVVMPSRTQKTPLPDQFPLLVANLLRAADHLQPTACERHIRAKIINDIKNLYTHLHLLSLNINKAYGAQLIFILMTLFVTLTTLLYYCTMKLFRQVL
- the LOC121595365 gene encoding putative gustatory receptor 28b — encoded protein: MLWLGQWATSAELLPTFWEVLSTLSWAFISTFRILRICNVCNSAKNEAQKIGSLIHGLGWKTNCPDTKSMVRLLSLQLHQQRIEFTASGLFTIDHGLMFNIVGSLATYLLILIQFDIAQNGAKWKTELPTRGMAPLV
- the LOC121597411 gene encoding toll-like receptor Tollo gives rise to the protein MKVKCVFYLTLLYCVYCTTAATTTPSPSANKIQYRCTTQGYYYSEAKFSNVIIDESTIPLFTCDSTSQKQIVKFEMSSIEEVPKKLFDTFSNLLVANFTRSGIKFINRYSLDRAVNLQKLDLSSNAIEQLNANCFSGATALLELNLTFNNISSIDKLAFNTLFNLILLRLTGNKLRSLDNNVFEPLKSLRTIYLNSNELQVIESGIIAKNTKLQFLLLQNNHISMVEEGAFLIDNLEASSNLTVVSLSNNKLTKLNVEKVKIIQLYLTNNTLESLHLSPWIGTVYAENNIISNVTVSDVTNMQLKTLRLANNSITSLESIQQFHSLVDLDLSNNHIGPLNITSLAKLANLQQLGLERTFISNLQHGTFAQQQSLKWLDISYNNLDRFDFDILTSSAALQQIFLEGNRLKSLNYEHLKKTFPALVKIGLSENNWNCTYLIQLVRYCNEHSIELFKSQAVQNQTNVKGIYCFDDKNPLANWNNTLQHVQALHPHLNSTTEDSALQTLLQSVLDDVKRFSENHADVANQTNKLDGAVYDLTKNQFTIQKDVNSLRQSLFEIRLALMANRTNGSVGADNDELRRMIETANNLTLDKQELRAKTLEFKIYEQTFKVDKALELAQESIDKNTVLAKRVEQWISSIVSTSGMLGQDRLLVHQSAAQVEGSGGNGNGVNIAVLVMLCVLIGLIMIGIFKFNRRSYGVERRRYANRDSSMATIISNDI